A genomic region of Arachis stenosperma cultivar V10309 chromosome 9, arast.V10309.gnm1.PFL2, whole genome shotgun sequence contains the following coding sequences:
- the LOC130947484 gene encoding Golgi SNAP receptor complex member 1-1-like encodes MEVPTSWDALRKQARKLEAQLDEQMNLYRKLVSANVSTKADAAESDLESWIDRLLKQLQQVNSQMQALVSTGGSEVVSHTLNRHQEILQDLTQEFFRLRKSLRAKQEHASLLEDFKEFDRTRLDLEEGSEQHSLLKEHASISRSTGQMDNVISQAQATLGTLVLQRSTFGGINSKLSNVSSRLPTVNTILSAIKRKKSMDTLILSLVASVCTFLIVIYWLTK; translated from the exons ATGGAGGTGCCAACTTCTTGGGATGCACTTCGCAAGCAG GCGAGAAAACTTGAAGCTCAGTTGGATGAGCAAATGAATCTGTATCGCAAATTGGTCTCTGCCAATGTTTCTACAAAAGCTGACGCCGCTGAGAGTGATCTAGAATCATGGATTGATCGATTACTGAAACAACTGCAACAAGTAAACTCACAGATGCAAGCTTTGGTATCAACTGGTGGGTCAGAAGTGGTTTCTCATACTTTGAATAGACACCAAGAAATTCTTCAAGATCTCACCCAG GAGTTTTTTCGCCTTCGCAAAAGTCTTAGAGCAAAGCAAGAACATGCTTCACTACTGGAGgattttaaagaatttgatcGAACTCGATTAGACTTGGAAGAGGGTTCTGAACAGCATTCACTCCTAAAAGAACATGCATCCATCAGTAGAAGTACAGGACAG ATGGACAATGTTATTTCACAAGCACAAGCAACACTTGGCACGCTTGTACTCCAACGTTCAACATTTGGTGGCATCAATTCAAAACTCAGCAATGTTAGCAGTCGCCTCCCAACG GTAAATACCATACTTTCGGCAATAAAGCGAAAAAAGTCAATGGATACCCTTATACTTTCTCTAGTTGCATCAGTTTGCACCTTTCTCATTGTCATCTACTGGCTAaccaaatga
- the LOC130951416 gene encoding zinc finger protein 1-like: MDLQTLENLKKSSSKNKNQDDDDQEVKENTSTVLQLDLSLSSNDESRTKQELNLLNFLDPNSSENSSDSTQEEEEGNKNKNHEMEHRTFSCNYCQRKFYSSQALGGHQNAHKRERTLARRGHHKSPSSSSSSMVDFGYRFSPSFSSSSSSNGSYNKPLGIQLHSMINKPSSQPPFFATTCRENGWQRQKLYLDSHPANRKLNSNNGLESESPSSMAVFGGGGVPRLGKFHPTKLVTQGFGGYWFGSVSHLNSKHENKLQKLDLSLKL; this comes from the coding sequence ATGGACCTTCAAACCttggagaatttgaaaaaaTCTTCATCAAAGAACAAAAATCAAGATGATGATGATCAAGAAGTGAAAGAGAATACTAGTactgttcttcaacttgatctAAGTCTTTCAAGCAATGATGAATCAAGAACAAAGCAAGAGCTGAACCTTCTCAACTTTCTTGATCCAAATTCATCAGAAAACTCATCAGATTCGAcccaagaagaagaagaaggtaaCAAGAACAAGAATCATGAAATGGAGCACAGAACATTCTCATGCAACTATTGCCAGAGAAAGTTCTACAGTTCTCAAGCACTTGGTGGGCATCAAAATGCACACAAAAGAGAAAGAACATTAGCAAGAAGAGGACACCACAAAtctccatcatcatcatcatcatcaatggTAGATTTTGGATACAGATtctctccttctttttcttcttcttcttcttcaaatggATCCTATAACAAGCCACTTGGGATCCAGCTTCATTCTATGATCAATAAACCTTCTTCTCAGCCACCCTTTTTCGCGACGACCTGTCGCGAAAACGGGTGGCAGAGACAGAAGCTTTATTTGGATTCACACCCTGCAAATCGGAAGCTGAATAGTAATAATGGTTTGGAATCTGAATCACCATCATCCATGGCTGTTTTCGGCGGCGGCGGCGTGCCGAGGTTAGGGAAGTTTCATCCTACAAAGCTTGTGACACAAGGTTTCGGAGGATATTGGTTTGGTAGTGTTTCTCATTTGAATTCTAAACATGAAAATAAGTTGCAGAAGCTTGATTTGTCACTCAAGCTCTAA